One window from the genome of Thermaerobacter marianensis DSM 12885 encodes:
- the pcrA gene encoding DNA helicase PcrA: protein MADLLADLNPAQREAVTHPGGPVLVLAGAGSGKTRVLTRRVAFLLEQGVAPHQILAITFTNKAAREMRERVEQLVGTGARDMWIGTFHASCVRILRRDGYRIGYDRNFIILDEDDRRSVLRDVLKERNLSETRYPPNAVGGMISAAKNQLLDPEEFAARHRDFYRQQVAAVYAAYQERLQRNGAMDFDDLLMQAVRLLEEAPDVLAYYQRRFVHILVDEYQDTNHAQYRLLRLLAAGHRNLFVVGDPDQSVYRWRGADITNILRFEEDYPDARVVRLELNYRSTASILGAAQAVIEHNTQRKEKQLRSVHGEGARVVVFGAADEHDEAWFVAREMERLHGEEGYGYGEMAVLYRTHAQSRVLEETLLRRGIPYRIVGGLKFYERKEVKDILAYLRLAVNPDDRISLRRVINVPRRGIGEATLARLEAYLDREGVGLLDALARAEDIPGVTRPQAAALMAFGGVIADLRAMAEQRPAYDVIALALDRTGYKEMLEQEQTPDAMSRLENLKELLSVARDFERQRGAGDAPLVDFLAEVALVSDVDQLDEGARAVSLMTLHSAKGLEFDVVFITGMEEGVFPHSRSLDDPHELEEERRLCYVGMTRARRRLYMCFTRQRTLFGATRRQVPSRFLEEADQRYLEWQGLPPGSDEPAFGDGGDAWEAGAPAWRGAGARWGAAGRPGRGSGAFGWDRGRGGPGGGAGLDGRARGGPAWNGRGASETAGATLRGDGTCGPAAAGGEPFRPGERVVHPRFGEGTIVMRRGEGDDAEVTIAFPDAGLKTFIVRYANLRRA, encoded by the coding sequence GTGGCGGACTTGCTGGCGGATCTCAACCCGGCCCAGCGGGAGGCGGTCACCCATCCCGGCGGTCCGGTGCTGGTGCTGGCCGGCGCCGGCAGCGGCAAGACGCGGGTGCTGACGCGCCGGGTGGCCTTCCTGCTGGAGCAGGGGGTGGCGCCCCACCAGATCCTGGCCATCACCTTCACCAACAAGGCGGCCCGGGAGATGCGGGAGCGGGTGGAGCAGCTGGTGGGGACCGGCGCCCGGGACATGTGGATCGGCACCTTCCACGCCAGCTGCGTCCGCATCCTGCGCCGGGACGGCTACCGGATCGGCTACGACCGGAACTTCATCATCCTGGACGAGGACGACCGCCGGTCGGTGCTGCGGGACGTGCTCAAGGAGCGCAACCTCAGCGAGACCCGGTACCCGCCCAACGCCGTGGGCGGCATGATCTCCGCCGCCAAGAACCAGCTGCTGGACCCCGAGGAGTTCGCCGCCCGGCACCGGGACTTCTACCGCCAGCAGGTGGCCGCCGTGTACGCCGCCTACCAGGAGCGGCTGCAGCGCAACGGCGCCATGGACTTCGACGACCTGCTGATGCAGGCCGTGCGCCTGCTGGAAGAGGCGCCCGACGTGCTGGCCTACTATCAGCGCCGGTTCGTCCATATCCTGGTGGACGAGTACCAGGACACCAACCATGCCCAGTACCGGCTGCTGCGGCTGCTGGCGGCGGGACACCGCAACCTGTTCGTGGTGGGCGACCCGGACCAGAGCGTCTACCGCTGGCGCGGCGCGGACATCACCAACATCCTGCGCTTTGAGGAAGACTATCCCGACGCCCGGGTGGTGCGCCTGGAGCTGAACTACCGCTCGACGGCGTCCATCCTGGGCGCCGCCCAGGCGGTGATCGAGCACAACACCCAGCGCAAGGAGAAGCAGCTGCGCTCCGTCCACGGCGAGGGGGCGCGCGTGGTGGTGTTCGGGGCCGCCGACGAGCACGACGAGGCCTGGTTCGTCGCCCGGGAGATGGAACGCCTGCACGGCGAGGAAGGATACGGTTACGGGGAGATGGCGGTCCTCTACCGCACCCATGCCCAGTCCCGGGTGCTGGAGGAAACCCTGCTGCGCCGCGGCATCCCCTACCGCATCGTGGGTGGCCTGAAGTTCTACGAGCGCAAGGAGGTCAAGGACATCCTGGCCTACCTTCGCCTGGCGGTGAACCCCGACGACCGCATCAGTCTGCGGCGGGTGATCAACGTGCCGCGGCGCGGCATCGGCGAGGCCACCCTGGCCCGGCTGGAGGCGTACCTGGACCGCGAGGGCGTCGGCCTGCTGGACGCCCTGGCACGGGCGGAGGACATCCCCGGCGTCACCCGGCCCCAGGCGGCGGCGCTCATGGCCTTCGGCGGGGTCATCGCCGACCTGCGGGCCATGGCGGAGCAGCGGCCGGCCTACGACGTCATCGCCCTGGCCCTGGACCGCACCGGGTACAAGGAGATGCTGGAGCAGGAGCAGACGCCCGACGCCATGAGCCGGCTGGAGAACCTCAAGGAGCTGCTCTCCGTGGCTCGCGATTTCGAGCGCCAGCGGGGGGCGGGGGACGCGCCGCTGGTCGACTTCCTGGCGGAGGTGGCGCTGGTCAGCGACGTGGACCAGCTGGACGAGGGGGCCCGCGCCGTCTCCCTGATGACCCTGCACAGCGCCAAGGGGCTGGAGTTCGACGTGGTCTTCATCACGGGGATGGAGGAGGGGGTCTTCCCCCACAGCCGGTCCCTGGACGACCCCCACGAGCTGGAGGAGGAGCGCCGCCTTTGCTACGTGGGGATGACCCGGGCGCGGCGGCGGCTGTACATGTGCTTCACCCGCCAGCGCACCCTGTTCGGCGCCACCCGGCGGCAGGTGCCCTCCCGCTTCCTGGAGGAGGCCGACCAGCGGTACCTGGAGTGGCAGGGGTTGCCCCCCGGCTCGGACGAACCGGCCTTCGGCGACGGCGGGGACGCCTGGGAGGCGGGTGCACCCGCCTGGCGCGGTGCCGGGGCCCGGTGGGGTGCGGCGGGCCGGCCGGGCCGCGGGAGCGGGGCGTTCGGCTGGGACCGCGGCCGCGGCGGTCCGGGTGGAGGAGCCGGCCTGGACGGACGGGCCCGCGGCGGGCCGGCCTGGAACGGGCGGGGTGCCAGCGAGACGGCTGGGGCGACGCTCCGCGGCGACGGCACCTGCGGCCCCGCGGCCGCGGGCGGGGAACCCTTCCGGCCGGGGGAGCGGGTGGTCCACCCGCGCTTCGGCGAGGGCACCATCGTCATGCGCCGGGGCGAGGGCGACGACGCCGAGGTGACCATCGCCTTCCCGGATGCCGGCCTGAAGACGTTCATCGTCCGTTATGCCAACCTGCGGCGGGCGTGA
- the ligA gene encoding NAD-dependent DNA ligase LigA — translation MDQHQPVTGAGPNAAGGPDGLEAARARAEALREQIRHHDYLYYVLDRPEIDDAAYDALMRELRELEARFPEIVTPDSPTQRVGGKPAAPFARVEHAEPMLSLDNAFSREELEAFDQRVRRAVGGDVAYVAELKIDGLSIALTYEEGRFVRGATRGDGEAGEDVTANLRTIRSLPLRLRDRERQVPQRVEVRGEVYMTFDAFRRLNQEQEARGQAPFANPRNAAAGSVRQLDPAVTAARSLNLWVYALAGWEGDPAAAPRSQWEVLQTLRQWGLPVNPHARRCTSLDELLAYIDEWAARRHQLPYLIDGIVIKVDDLAQQRELGTTARSPRWAIAYKFPAEKARTRVRDILVSVGRTGALTPVAVLDPVLLAGTTVSRASLHNADYIREKDVRIGDLVVVHKAGEIIPEVVEVVKEARTGDERPFTMPERCPACGSPVVRVEGEAATRCPNAACPAQQLERIRHFASRDAMDIEGLGPAVIEQLVARGLVRDVADLYRLEAEPVAQLERMGPKSAANLIAAIDASRARPLRRLLYGLGIRFVGERVAGVLARHFGTIHRVMEAEPAELMAVPEIGPRIAESVAAFFRDEHNRDLIRRLAEAGVRAAAGEPEPGSAAARAAAGAGAAAGVAGAAEGAGMAAGPAGIPGVAGGDAATDGLGSGPGATGPGGVGAPPGPDGPGVPPEVRERVAGKTFVFTGGLASMTRDEAEALVEALGGRATGSVSRKTDYVVAGEGAGSKLAKARELGIPVLDEQAFLRLVGRQPS, via the coding sequence ATGGACCAGCACCAGCCGGTGACCGGCGCCGGGCCGAACGCTGCCGGCGGGCCGGATGGCCTGGAGGCCGCCCGGGCCCGGGCCGAGGCGCTGCGGGAGCAGATCCGCCACCACGACTACCTTTACTACGTGCTCGACCGGCCGGAGATCGACGATGCCGCCTACGACGCCCTGATGCGGGAGCTGCGGGAGCTGGAGGCGCGGTTCCCGGAGATCGTCACCCCCGACTCGCCCACCCAGCGGGTGGGCGGCAAGCCGGCGGCGCCCTTCGCCCGGGTGGAGCACGCCGAGCCCATGCTCAGCCTGGACAACGCCTTCAGCCGCGAGGAGCTGGAGGCCTTCGACCAGCGGGTGCGGCGGGCCGTGGGCGGCGACGTCGCCTACGTGGCGGAGCTCAAGATCGACGGCCTTTCCATCGCCCTGACCTACGAGGAGGGCCGGTTCGTCCGCGGGGCGACCCGCGGCGACGGCGAGGCCGGCGAAGACGTGACGGCCAACCTGCGGACCATCCGCAGCCTGCCCCTGCGCCTGCGGGACCGCGAGCGCCAGGTGCCGCAGCGGGTGGAGGTGCGGGGCGAGGTCTACATGACCTTTGACGCCTTCCGCCGCCTGAACCAGGAGCAGGAGGCCCGGGGCCAGGCGCCCTTCGCCAACCCGCGCAACGCCGCCGCCGGTTCGGTGCGCCAGCTGGATCCGGCGGTCACGGCGGCCCGCTCGCTGAACCTCTGGGTCTACGCCCTGGCGGGCTGGGAGGGCGATCCCGCGGCGGCACCCCGCAGCCAGTGGGAGGTGCTCCAGACCCTGCGCCAGTGGGGCCTGCCCGTCAACCCCCACGCCCGGCGCTGCACGAGCCTGGACGAGCTCTTGGCGTACATCGACGAGTGGGCCGCGCGGCGGCACCAGCTGCCGTACCTGATCGACGGGATCGTGATCAAGGTCGACGACCTGGCGCAGCAGCGGGAGCTGGGCACCACGGCGCGCAGCCCGCGCTGGGCCATCGCCTACAAGTTCCCGGCGGAGAAGGCGCGGACGCGGGTGCGGGACATCCTGGTCAGCGTCGGTCGCACCGGCGCCCTGACCCCCGTGGCCGTGCTGGACCCCGTGCTGCTGGCGGGGACCACGGTGAGCCGCGCCAGCCTGCACAACGCCGACTACATCCGGGAGAAGGACGTGCGCATCGGCGACCTGGTGGTGGTGCACAAGGCGGGGGAGATCATCCCCGAGGTGGTCGAGGTGGTGAAGGAGGCGCGCACGGGCGACGAGCGCCCCTTCACCATGCCCGAGCGCTGCCCCGCCTGCGGCAGCCCCGTGGTCCGGGTGGAGGGGGAGGCGGCCACCCGCTGCCCCAACGCCGCCTGCCCCGCCCAGCAGCTGGAGCGCATCCGCCACTTCGCCTCCCGGGACGCCATGGACATCGAGGGCCTGGGCCCGGCCGTCATCGAACAGCTGGTGGCCCGCGGCCTGGTGCGGGACGTGGCCGATCTGTACCGGCTGGAGGCGGAGCCCGTCGCGCAGCTGGAGCGCATGGGCCCCAAGTCGGCGGCCAACCTGATCGCCGCCATCGACGCCTCCCGGGCCCGGCCCCTGCGCCGCCTGCTGTACGGCCTGGGGATCCGCTTCGTCGGCGAGCGGGTGGCGGGGGTGCTGGCCCGCCACTTCGGCACCATCCACCGGGTGATGGAGGCCGAGCCCGCCGAGTTGATGGCGGTGCCCGAGATCGGCCCGCGGATCGCCGAGAGCGTCGCCGCGTTCTTCCGCGACGAGCACAACCGTGATCTCATCCGCCGGCTGGCCGAGGCGGGGGTGCGGGCGGCGGCGGGCGAGCCCGAGCCGGGCAGTGCCGCGGCGCGGGCGGCGGCCGGGGCCGGAGCGGCAGCGGGCGTCGCGGGGGCCGCGGAGGGGGCCGGCATGGCGGCGGGACCGGCGGGGATCCCCGGGGTCGCCGGCGGGGATGCTGCCACCGACGGTCTCGGGTCCGGACCGGGCGCGACCGGCCCCGGCGGGGTGGGCGCGCCTCCCGGGCCGGATGGCCCCGGTGTGCCGCCGGAGGTACGGGAGCGGGTGGCCGGCAAGACCTTCGTCTTCACCGGCGGCCTGGCCAGCATGACCCGGGACGAGGCGGAAGCCCTGGTGGAGGCCCTGGGCGGCCGCGCCACCGGCAGCGTCAGCCGCAAGACGGACTACGTGGTGGCGGGGGAGGGCGCCGGGTCCAAGCTGGCGAAGGCTCGCGAGCTGGGCATCCCAGTGCTGGACGAACAGGCGTTCCTGCGCCTTGTCGGGCGTCAGCCCTCCTAA
- the guaA gene encoding glutamine-hydrolyzing GMP synthase has protein sequence MRMSMTDLEPSRVEPEERVVILDFGSQYGHLIARRVRELGVYSVVLPHHAPLAEILRHRPRGVILSGGPASVYEPGAPQCDPGLWQAGVPVLGICYGMQLMVHQLGGRVDRADHREYGPATLEVEEPGRLLAGLGPRVDVWMSHGDRVDALPPGFTVLARTAGSPYAAVEGGDGRWLGVQFHPEVAHTPRGREILANFLYRVCGCKGGWSMAEFVERAVPALRRQLAGARALCALSGGVDSAVAAALVHRAIGPRLICVFVDTGLLREGEVEEVRSIFTGLGMDLRVVDARDRFLAALDGLADPEAKRKAVGETFIRVFEEEARRLEAQVGAIPFLVQGTTYPDVIESGGGAAATIKSHHNVGGLPADLEFQLVEPLRDLFKDEVREVGRRLGLPPAIVDRQPFPGPGLAIRMIGPVTAERLQRLRACDRIVREEIRRAGLEDRLWQAFAVLTGTPTVGVMGDRRTYGEAVAVRAVTSDDGMTADWARLPYEVLDRIARRLANEVEGVNRVVYDVTSKPPATIEWE, from the coding sequence ATGCGCATGAGCATGACGGACCTGGAACCGTCCCGGGTGGAACCCGAAGAGCGCGTGGTGATCCTGGACTTCGGCTCGCAGTACGGTCACCTCATCGCCCGGCGGGTGCGGGAACTGGGGGTGTACTCGGTGGTCCTGCCTCACCACGCGCCCCTGGCCGAGATCCTCCGGCACCGGCCGCGCGGGGTGATCCTGTCCGGCGGGCCGGCCAGTGTCTACGAGCCGGGCGCGCCCCAGTGCGACCCGGGCTTGTGGCAGGCCGGCGTCCCGGTGTTGGGCATCTGCTACGGCATGCAGCTCATGGTCCACCAGCTGGGCGGCCGGGTCGACCGGGCGGACCACCGGGAGTACGGCCCCGCCACCCTGGAGGTGGAGGAACCCGGCCGGTTGCTGGCGGGCCTCGGCCCCCGGGTGGACGTCTGGATGAGCCACGGCGACCGGGTCGACGCGCTACCGCCGGGCTTCACCGTCCTGGCCCGCACAGCCGGCTCGCCCTACGCGGCGGTGGAGGGCGGTGACGGGCGCTGGCTTGGCGTCCAGTTCCACCCTGAGGTTGCCCACACGCCCCGGGGCCGGGAGATCCTGGCCAACTTCCTGTACCGCGTCTGCGGCTGTAAGGGCGGATGGTCCATGGCCGAGTTCGTCGAACGGGCGGTGCCGGCCCTGCGCCGGCAGCTGGCAGGCGCCCGGGCCCTCTGCGCCTTGAGCGGCGGCGTCGATTCCGCGGTGGCGGCGGCCCTGGTCCACCGGGCCATCGGGCCGCGCCTGATCTGCGTGTTCGTCGACACCGGGCTCTTGCGGGAAGGAGAGGTGGAGGAGGTCCGGTCGATCTTCACCGGGCTCGGCATGGACCTGCGGGTGGTCGACGCCCGGGACCGCTTCCTGGCGGCGCTGGACGGCCTGGCCGACCCCGAAGCCAAGCGCAAGGCCGTGGGCGAGACCTTCATCCGCGTGTTCGAAGAAGAGGCCCGGCGGCTGGAGGCCCAGGTGGGCGCCATCCCCTTCCTGGTCCAGGGCACCACCTATCCCGACGTCATCGAAAGCGGCGGCGGTGCGGCGGCGACCATCAAGAGCCACCACAACGTGGGCGGCCTGCCGGCCGATCTGGAGTTCCAGCTGGTGGAGCCGCTGCGTGACCTGTTCAAGGACGAGGTCCGGGAGGTGGGCCGGCGCCTGGGGTTGCCGCCGGCCATCGTCGACCGGCAGCCCTTCCCGGGGCCGGGGCTGGCGATCCGCATGATCGGCCCCGTCACCGCCGAACGGCTCCAGCGGTTGCGGGCCTGCGACCGCATCGTCCGGGAGGAGATCCGCCGGGCGGGGCTGGAGGACCGGCTGTGGCAGGCCTTCGCCGTCCTGACGGGCACGCCCACGGTGGGCGTGATGGGCGACCGCCGCACCTACGGCGAGGCGGTGGCGGTGCGCGCGGTGACGTCCGACGACGGCATGACCGCCGACTGGGCCCGCCTGCCCTATGAGGTCCTGGACCGCATCGCCCGGCGCCTGGCCAACGAAGTGGAGGGCGTCAATCGCGTGGTCTACGACGTGACCTCCAAGCCGCCTGCGACCATCGAGTGGGAGTGA
- a CDS encoding ATP-binding protein, which yields MKPSGVVARYMAVVAAAGLLGVAALAVVEAAPPSALSLLLGVALLIAELCQVMSAGGEAVSMGSLVVLVALWLLGPAVPVWAEVVGWCLVGAWRRSPGLVVAFNLGQTVLAVLAAAAAFRLGGGDWGLPLASGDSVVPYLASAAAFGLVNAALVAAAFALYKRVPFREQWRDYMVADSWRLAVSWLLALGVYVLFTRHDYPPAALAVFPVLAVIHQVGTSVWTRRLRQRAVERFLRTLHADLEVVRRAELLVRLVTNLAESLGVGGRELDNLRHAALLHEAGGPRPLGVGESEPAPDLLVRHALASAREVARIVVLEPVARILRHHHEHWDGTGGPDGLRGTAIPLPSRVLAVAEAYLFALQRWGDADAAWDAVLRRAGSRYDPQVVEALAGARDLVGWAAEPRLSVVGELAVAADQLRRFVREEGCRSGGRGVGFHDDHLLRQAAGGVVALSHFARVINATLRPDQVAERVLDTFLEVLGGRVLWLVPAGPPAVLRVAGVRNAPPDLVGGELDLNRPPFRQLVEQDKALVIRLEPDQGPSWLLGGQRRWILAVPLVARGQLLAAVVVVRDGPPPYPFTQGNLLDVVASQAALSLDNARLFEQVQLRLQELTSLKRFQDLVFEQVGTGIVAADATGTVTLANRTAAEILRRAGWPGCQLPPPRPLGAGNPCDSMLLEQLTARHPLPPRTWELEAEDGSPLVVTAQAFPLVGHDGERAGAVVLLRDVTQERELEQRARRSERLAAVGQLAAGAAHEIRNPLTAIKGFIQLIGRKLEGEAAGYMDIVLQEIDRIEGIVNDLLLLARPPKPRLRPVDVGGLLARLVEMIRLDEAARGCTVELAVAGPLPPVVADEAQLRQVFLNLVRNGLDAMPAGGVLRVRALYDRATDTVQVEVEDRGPGIPPEHLNRIFDPFFSTKEGGTGLGLAVSYGIVRNHGGHIDVDSEPGCGTRMRVVLPVAGPAGQPARPEGS from the coding sequence ATGAAACCCTCAGGGGTCGTGGCGCGCTACATGGCGGTGGTGGCCGCGGCGGGCTTGCTGGGCGTCGCGGCCCTGGCGGTGGTCGAGGCGGCGCCGCCGTCGGCCCTGTCTCTGCTGCTCGGGGTCGCCTTGCTGATCGCCGAGCTGTGCCAGGTGATGTCGGCCGGCGGCGAGGCCGTGTCCATGGGGTCGCTGGTGGTGCTGGTCGCCCTGTGGCTGCTGGGGCCGGCCGTGCCCGTGTGGGCCGAGGTGGTGGGCTGGTGCCTGGTGGGCGCGTGGCGCCGGTCGCCCGGCCTGGTGGTGGCCTTCAACCTCGGGCAGACGGTGCTGGCGGTCCTGGCGGCGGCGGCAGCCTTTCGCCTGGGCGGTGGCGATTGGGGCTTGCCCCTGGCGAGCGGGGACTCCGTCGTGCCCTACCTGGCCAGCGCCGCGGCCTTTGGCCTCGTCAACGCGGCCCTGGTGGCGGCCGCCTTTGCCCTCTACAAGCGGGTTCCCTTCCGCGAGCAGTGGCGCGACTACATGGTCGCCGACAGCTGGCGCCTCGCCGTATCCTGGCTCCTGGCCCTGGGGGTCTACGTCCTCTTCACCCGCCACGACTACCCGCCCGCCGCGCTGGCCGTCTTCCCCGTCCTGGCCGTCATCCACCAGGTCGGGACCTCGGTCTGGACCCGCCGCCTGCGCCAGCGGGCGGTGGAGCGCTTTCTCCGCACCCTCCACGCGGACCTGGAGGTGGTGCGCCGGGCCGAACTGCTGGTCCGGCTGGTGACGAACCTGGCCGAGTCCCTGGGGGTCGGCGGCCGCGAGCTGGACAACCTGCGCCATGCGGCCCTGCTCCACGAGGCGGGAGGACCCCGCCCGCTGGGGGTGGGCGAGAGCGAACCGGCGCCGGACCTGCTGGTTCGGCATGCCCTGGCCTCGGCCCGCGAGGTGGCCCGCATCGTGGTGCTGGAGCCGGTGGCCCGCATCCTCCGTCACCACCACGAACACTGGGACGGCACCGGCGGTCCCGATGGCCTGAGGGGAACGGCCATCCCCCTGCCCAGCCGCGTCCTGGCGGTGGCGGAGGCGTACCTCTTTGCCCTGCAGCGCTGGGGCGACGCCGATGCGGCCTGGGACGCCGTCCTCCGGCGGGCCGGCAGCCGCTACGACCCCCAGGTGGTCGAGGCCCTGGCGGGCGCCCGGGATCTGGTGGGATGGGCTGCCGAGCCCCGTCTCAGCGTGGTGGGCGAGCTGGCCGTCGCCGCCGACCAGTTGCGCCGGTTCGTCCGGGAGGAAGGGTGCCGGAGCGGTGGCCGCGGGGTCGGCTTCCACGACGACCACCTGCTGCGCCAGGCGGCGGGCGGGGTGGTTGCCCTGTCCCACTTCGCGCGGGTGATCAACGCCACCTTGCGGCCGGACCAGGTGGCCGAGCGGGTGCTGGACACCTTCCTGGAGGTGTTGGGCGGCCGCGTCCTCTGGCTGGTCCCGGCCGGACCGCCCGCCGTGTTGCGGGTGGCGGGGGTGCGCAACGCGCCGCCGGATCTGGTGGGCGGGGAGCTGGACCTCAACCGGCCGCCCTTCCGCCAGCTGGTCGAACAGGACAAGGCGCTGGTCATCCGGCTGGAGCCGGACCAGGGGCCGTCCTGGTTGCTGGGTGGCCAGCGGCGCTGGATCCTGGCGGTGCCGCTGGTGGCTCGGGGCCAGCTGCTGGCGGCCGTGGTGGTGGTGCGGGACGGGCCGCCGCCCTATCCCTTCACCCAGGGGAACCTGCTGGACGTGGTGGCCAGCCAGGCCGCCTTGAGCCTGGACAACGCCCGGCTGTTCGAGCAGGTCCAGCTGCGCCTGCAGGAGCTGACCTCCCTCAAGCGGTTCCAGGACCTGGTCTTCGAGCAGGTGGGGACCGGGATCGTCGCCGCCGACGCCACGGGCACCGTGACGCTGGCCAACCGCACGGCGGCCGAGATCCTCCGGCGGGCGGGATGGCCGGGCTGCCAGCTGCCGCCGCCCCGTCCCTTGGGCGCGGGCAACCCCTGTGATAGCATGCTGCTGGAGCAACTGACCGCACGCCATCCCCTGCCACCGCGGACGTGGGAGCTGGAGGCGGAGGACGGCAGCCCCCTGGTCGTCACGGCCCAGGCCTTTCCCCTGGTGGGGCATGACGGAGAGCGCGCCGGGGCCGTGGTCCTCCTGCGCGACGTGACCCAGGAACGGGAACTGGAACAGCGGGCGCGCCGCTCGGAGCGCCTGGCGGCCGTGGGCCAGCTGGCCGCCGGTGCCGCCCACGAAATCCGCAACCCGCTGACCGCCATCAAGGGCTTCATCCAGCTGATCGGGCGGAAGCTCGAGGGGGAGGCGGCGGGCTACATGGACATCGTGCTCCAGGAGATCGATCGCATCGAGGGGATCGTCAACGACCTGTTGCTGCTGGCCCGCCCGCCCAAGCCGCGGCTGCGGCCGGTGGACGTGGGCGGGCTGCTGGCCCGGCTGGTGGAGATGATCCGCCTGGACGAAGCGGCCCGCGGGTGTACCGTAGAACTGGCCGTGGCCGGTCCGCTGCCGCCGGTGGTCGCCGACGAGGCCCAATTGCGCCAGGTGTTCCTGAACCTGGTTCGCAACGGCCTGGACGCCATGCCGGCGGGCGGCGTGCTGCGGGTGCGGGCGCTGTACGACCGGGCTACGGACACGGTGCAGGTCGAGGTGGAGGACCGCGGCCCCGGGATTCCGCCCGAGCACCTGAACCGGATCTTCGATCCGTTCTTCTCGACCAAGGAGGGCGGGACGGGCCTCGGTCTTGCCGTGAGCTACGGCATCGTGCGCAACCACGGCGGGCACATCGACGTGGACAGCGAGCCGGGGTGCGGCACGCGGATGCGGGTCGTGCTGCCGGTGGCCGGGCCGGCGGGACAGCCGGCTCGTCCGGAGGGGAGCTAG
- a CDS encoding peptide ABC transporter substrate-binding protein yields MLKRNRKVFALFSLLVVASLVLAACGNGGGGQTGTTGQGGEQQASGPDSPNYLKLNLGDEPPSLDPQLATDSVSFSIIGATYEGLVRQDANGDFPQGSGIAESWEVSEDGLTYTFHLRDAQWSDGKPVTANDFAFAWKRAMDPRTASQYSYIVYPYIKGGDAVASACGDDGSCDGDDAKIEEALNNVGIEVVDEKTLKVTLSKNVPFFMNLLTFPVWRPVRQDIVEKYGDQFATDADKAVYNGPFIVKEWNHNNSLRIEKNPNYWDAANVKLDYVDFVMVSDAAAYINAYEAGELDATGVPAEFKEQFEQTHADELGSYYDGATFYLVLNTTKKPWNNPKARQAVSLAIDRETYINALNKGIGLPATSYTNPVITAPGEPGVSFEEKYVRPLNLFPTKADPAKAKQLWQEALQEEGLTEVPTLEFVGDNGDVVKTRLEFFQQQLKQNLGIDLQIVQVPFEERLERQRTQKFDIIMAGWGPDYDHPLTFLDMWVCDGPYNDGKYCSQQYDNLVKQLQEATDPAQQRELSIQLEKLIAQDVPIVPIYHREVLYAQKPYVKNLIRRAIGFSPEFKWAYTEGRGQ; encoded by the coding sequence GTGTTGAAGCGCAATCGCAAAGTGTTCGCTCTGTTCAGCCTGCTGGTGGTGGCCTCGCTCGTGCTGGCCGCGTGCGGCAATGGCGGCGGAGGCCAGACCGGTACCACCGGCCAGGGTGGCGAGCAGCAGGCCAGTGGGCCCGACAGCCCGAACTATTTGAAGCTCAACCTCGGCGATGAGCCGCCCAGCCTGGACCCGCAGCTGGCGACGGACAGCGTCTCCTTCTCGATCATCGGTGCGACCTACGAGGGCCTGGTGCGCCAGGACGCCAACGGCGATTTCCCGCAGGGCAGCGGCATCGCCGAGAGCTGGGAGGTCTCCGAGGACGGGCTCACCTACACCTTCCATCTGCGTGACGCGCAGTGGAGCGATGGCAAGCCCGTGACCGCTAACGACTTTGCCTTCGCCTGGAAGCGGGCCATGGACCCGCGCACGGCCTCCCAGTATTCCTATATCGTCTACCCTTACATTAAGGGTGGCGATGCCGTCGCCAGCGCTTGCGGTGACGACGGCTCCTGCGACGGCGATGACGCCAAGATCGAAGAGGCCCTGAACAACGTCGGCATCGAAGTGGTCGACGAGAAGACCCTGAAGGTCACCCTGAGCAAGAACGTACCCTTTTTCATGAACCTGCTGACCTTCCCGGTCTGGCGGCCGGTGCGGCAGGACATCGTCGAGAAGTACGGCGACCAGTTCGCCACCGATGCCGACAAGGCCGTGTACAACGGTCCCTTCATTGTTAAGGAATGGAATCACAACAACTCGCTGCGCATCGAGAAGAACCCGAACTACTGGGATGCGGCCAACGTCAAGCTCGACTACGTGGACTTCGTGATGGTCAGCGACGCCGCGGCCTACATCAACGCCTATGAGGCCGGCGAGCTGGACGCCACGGGCGTCCCGGCGGAGTTCAAGGAGCAGTTCGAGCAGACCCACGCCGACGAGCTGGGCAGCTACTACGACGGTGCCACGTTCTACCTGGTGCTGAACACCACCAAGAAGCCCTGGAACAACCCCAAGGCGCGCCAGGCGGTATCGCTGGCCATCGACCGGGAGACCTACATCAACGCCTTGAACAAGGGCATCGGGTTGCCGGCGACCAGCTACACCAACCCGGTGATCACGGCGCCGGGCGAGCCGGGCGTAAGCTTTGAAGAGAAGTACGTCCGCCCGCTCAACCTCTTCCCCACCAAGGCCGACCCGGCCAAGGCGAAGCAGCTGTGGCAGGAGGCCCTCCAGGAGGAGGGGCTGACGGAGGTCCCGACCCTGGAGTTCGTGGGTGACAACGGCGACGTGGTCAAGACGCGCCTGGAGTTCTTCCAGCAGCAGCTGAAGCAGAACCTGGGCATCGACCTGCAGATCGTCCAGGTGCCCTTCGAGGAGCGGCTGGAGCGCCAGCGCACCCAGAAGTTCGACATCATCATGGCCGGCTGGGGCCCCGACTACGACCACCCGCTGACCTTCCTGGACATGTGGGTGTGTGACGGGCCCTACAACGACGGCAAGTACTGCAGCCAGCAGTACGACAACCTGGTCAAGCAGCTGCAGGAGGCGACGGACCCCGCCCAGCAGCGGGAGCTGTCGATCCAACTGGAGAAGCTGATTGCCCAGGACGTTCCCATCGTGCCCATCTATCACCGCGAGGTGCTCTACGCCCAGAAGCCCTACGTCAAGAACCTGATCCGGCGGGCCATCGGCTTCAGCCCCGAGTTCAAGTGGGCTTACACCGAAGGCCGCGGGCAGTAA